The DNA region CGTCCGCCGCGGTATCGGCCGATCGTTCCAAATATCAAATATATTTGGAGGATTATCTGTTCGAGAGAACGTTAGACTGGCAGTCCAGTCGGTCAACCGAGAGGAAATTGGACTGCTCGAGTCGCTGTTTCGACCGACCGACCGCTACGACGAGATCGCGGCCGAAACCGAGCGCATCCTCGAGCGTGTCGGCCTCGAATCGGTCGCGGACGTCACCGCCAACGCGCTTGCGTACGGCGATCGCCGTCGTCTCGAGATTGGCGTCGTCCTGGCGACCGATCCCGAACTGGTCTTGCTCGACGAACCGACCGCCGGAATGAGCGTCGACGAGACGCGAGAGACGATCGAATTAATCCAGAACGTCCTCGTTGATCAGACATTATTACTCATCGAACACGACATCGAACTTGTCATGGAACTTTCTGACCGAATCAGCGTGTTGAATCACGGCGAACTCCTCGCAGAGGGGACACCGAACCAGATCGCCAGCAACCAGGCCGTCCAGGACGCCTACCTCGGAGGGACGCTCGATGAGTGATCGCGTCCCGCTCCTCGAACTCGAGGACGTCGACGCGGGCTACGGCGAGACGCGTGTCCTGCACGATTTGTCGCTCGCGATCGAGGAGGGCGAAATCGTCTCGCTGATCGGTCGCAACGGGGCCGGTAAGACGACGACGCTCCGGTCGATCATGGGCATCGTCACGCCTACCTCGGGAATGATCGCCTATCGCGGCGAGGACATCTCGCACCTCGACGCCACTGCGACCGCCAGGCGGGGACTCTCGCTCGTCCCCGAGGAACGCCAGATCTTCCCCGAGTTGACCGTCCGCGAGAACCTCGAACTGGCTTCCTACGGCGGGGCCGACGACGTCGACTCGCTCTCGGTCGACGCGGCGCTCGAGACGTTCGAGAACCTCGCCGAGCGGGAGGGGAACGCCGGGTCATCGCTCTCGGGCGGCGAACAGCAGATGCTCGCCATCGCCCGGGCGCTCGTCGCGGGGGCCGATCTCATCCTGCTCGACGAGCCGACCGAAGGGCTCGCTCCGTACATCGTCCAGGACGTCATGGAGATCATCGAGGACCTCAACGATCGGGGGATCACGGTCCTCCTGATCGAGCAGAACGTCCACGTCGGCCTCGCCCTCGCGGACCGGAACTACGTCATCAATCAGGGCGAGATCGTCTGGGAGGGGACCTCGGCGGAACTCGAGGCCGACGAGGAGGTACTCGATCGGTACCTTGGCGTCACGGCCTGATTTTCGTCCCCCGGTGGAGGATTTTGCTCGAGTCGCCGCCGCTCGAGGAGGTCGCGACACCCGCTCACAGCGTCCAACTTACGACTAATTCGTCACGACGCGCATGACGGGGTTCGCCGTGATTCCGTGGACGACGATCGAGACGAGCACGACGGCCCCAACGAGCGCCCAGAGCAAGTCGGCGTCGGAGAAGGCGGCCTCGTTGAGACCGTGAGCGAGGTAGTAGAACGAGCCGATCCCGCGGATGCCGAAGAACGCGATGGCGCCGCGTTCGGCCCACCCCGTACTCGAGCCGAGGAAGCCGATGAGGCCGGCCAGCGGACGCACGAGGAAGACGATGACGATGGCAGCGATCACCGCCTCGAGCGTCAGCGGCGCCAGTAGTCCTCCGGCGATCGCCCCGCCGAAGAAGACCATGATGACCCCCATGGAGACCTGTTCGGCGAGTTCGCTGATCTCGTGGAGCGCGTCGTTGTACTCGTGCGACCGTTCGGAACTGCGGATCGTCACCGCGGCGACGAAGACGGCGATGAAACCGTAGCCCCCGACGAGTTCGGTAATCCCGTAGACGAGGAGCGTCCCGGCGACGGCCTCGAGGCCCTGGACGGACCTGGCGATCTGCGTGTTCGGTTCGGTACCGAAGATGAGTCTGGCGCTGATCCAGCCGAGGATCACGCCGGCGAGGGTCCCGACGACGATCCGGTAGCCGACGTCGACCAGCAGCCACTCCCCCATCCAGTTGCCCGGGGCGATGCCGACGAGGGCCATGGCGACAGCGAGGTTCGTGAACGGGAAGGCGAAGCCGTCGTTGAGTCCGGCCTCGGAGGAGAGCGCGAACCTGACCTCGTCATCGTACTCCCCGTCGCCGACCACGTCTTCTTCGGATCCGTCTCCGGGGTCCTCGACCTGGACTTCGGAGGCGAGCACCGGATCGGTCGGAGCGATACACGCCCCCAGGAGAATCGCCGTCGGGACGACGAGGCCGACCAGCCACCAGCCAACCAGCGCCGCACCGGCGATCGATAACGGCATTGCGATCAGCAGCAATCGCCAGGTCGACGACCAGGCACGCAGTCCTGGCGCCCGGTCGAGTTTCAGTCCGACGCCCATCAACGCGATGATGACTCCGAACTCCGCCAGCCGTTCGACGACGTGGCCCTGCTCGAGCGGATCTGGAGCAGGAAGCCCGGTCGGCAACCAGAACGCGAGAAACCCTAAAACCACGAAGAAAATGGGCAGAGAAATCGCTCTGTCGGCGACGTATCGGGGAAGCACGGCGATGCCGAACAGCGTCACACCGACGACGACGAAGCCGATGTCGTACAACTCGAGTACCACAGCGGTACTATCCATCAACGATCGGATAAGACCGGACCCGTCAGTTGCAGGCACAGCCTCGTTTGTCGTGGTCGTCGTTCGTTCGCTATGGACCGACGGTTCGGAGGGGCATCGAGCGAGTCGGAGTCGAGCGAATCGGGGCGGAATGCGTCGGACTCGAGTGTGTCGGGGTGGATTGAGTCGAAGTCGACCGAGTCAGAGTCGAGCACCTCGAACCGAATCTCGAGACGCACCGCCCTCGGCATCCTCGCCGTCGGCGTTTCCGCGTCGCTCGCGGGCTGTACCCAGGACGTCGGCGAGGAACTCCCACCGAATAAGTCCTGGCCGATCGCCGAACTCGTTCCCGACCTGCCGATAACGAAACGGACGGACGTGTTCGCGGCGGGAATCGAGTCGATAGACGACGAAATCACCGACGAGGAAGCGTTCGCCGAGGCGCTCGAGGCCGAAGGGCTCGAGGTCGAGTCACTCGAGCGCGAGCGGGACGTGCTGACCCTCGAGTACGTCAACCGGGAGCGGTACGAAACGGGGACGATCCACGAACTCGGGCCGATCACCGGAGCCTACGCGGCCCTGGTCGACGCCGGCTACGACGCCGTCGCCCTCGCGATCACGATTCTCGACGACGCACCCGAATCCTACGGCTCGGCGACGGTCGAGAGCGCGTGGGCCGAACGCTACGTGGCCGGCGACCTGACCGCCGCCGAGTACGGCGAACTGGTGGCGGGGACGATCGACTCGCGGCGCCACCCGCCGTTCGTCGGCGTCTCTCCGGAGGAGTAGCTTTAGACCAACTCGTGGACGCACCGGTCGTCTCGGTAGCCTCGTTCAGGACGTCGCTCGAGTCGGTGCCCATGGCCCGCCTCCCGGGTTTCCGCCGCCGCCAGCTTGCCGATTCCCGCGGCGTTTATTACGTTCCCTTCCCGTCTTCAGGGTATGACCATATACGAGAGCGACCTTCCCGGCGTCGGCAAGAAGTACGAGGTGGAACTCGAGGACGGGGAGCGCCTCATCATCGTCACCCACAACACGGGTAAACGGGAAATCTACAAGAAAGACGAGGAGGGTGCAGACAGCGAAAAGGTATTCGAAATGTCCGATCGGCTCGCCCGAAAGGTAGGAACGATCCTCGAGGGCGCGTACTTCCAGCCGGTGCAATCCGACCGCGTCGAGACCATGCTCACCGGCGAGACGTTCATCGAGTGGTACAACCTGGACCCGGCCTCGGTACTCGTCGGCCAGACCATCGCCGAGGCACAGATTCGCGAGCGAACCGGCGTCTCGATCGTCGCGATCCAGCGCGGCGAGGAGGTTCTCGCCGCCCCGGGCCCGGAGACGACGTTCGCGGCCGACGACACGCTCGTCGTCGTCGGCGACCGCGACGACTGTCGAGACTTCGAATCACTCGTTGGAGGCGACGGAGGAAGGTGATCCCCGTGCGGCCACCACTGGAGGTGTCCGAGAGTGGCAGCTGAAACCCACCTCGTCGACGTCGGCGCGCTCTTCGCCGTCGCCGCCATCGCCGGCCTGCTCGCCTCACGGATCGACCAGTCGGTGATCCCGTTTTACATCATCGCCGGGATGCTTTCGGGCCCGTACGTGCTCGGAACGCTCGACCTTCCGGCCCTCCTGGGGACCGGCGTTCTCCCCCACGGGGAAGCACTGGCGCTCGACGGCCAGTCCGAGTTCATCCATTTGGGTGCCGAACTCGGGATCGTCTTCTTGCTGTTCTTCCTGGGCCTCGAGTTCAACCTCGAGCGACTGCTGGCGTCCAGACACGACATCGGGAGGGCCGGGAGCGTCGACCTGGTCATCAACTTCGGTGCCGGACTGCTCCTCGGTTTCGTCCTCTTCGAAT from Natronosalvus rutilus includes:
- a CDS encoding ABC transporter ATP-binding protein, whose translation is MATEPLPNNTDPILRTEGLVKRFGEFTATDHVDLELERGEFRSLIGPNGAGKTTLFNLISGALPVTDGEIYFAGRDDEEPTAITSLSPAERVRRGIGRSFQISNIFGGLSVRENVRLAVQSVNREEIGLLESLFRPTDRYDEIAAETERILERVGLESVADVTANALAYGDRRRLEIGVVLATDPELVLLDEPTAGMSVDETRETIELIQNVLVDQTLLLIEHDIELVMELSDRISVLNHGELLAEGTPNQIASNQAVQDAYLGGTLDE
- a CDS encoding ABC transporter ATP-binding protein — its product is MSDRVPLLELEDVDAGYGETRVLHDLSLAIEEGEIVSLIGRNGAGKTTTLRSIMGIVTPTSGMIAYRGEDISHLDATATARRGLSLVPEERQIFPELTVRENLELASYGGADDVDSLSVDAALETFENLAEREGNAGSSLSGGEQQMLAIARALVAGADLILLDEPTEGLAPYIVQDVMEIIEDLNDRGITVLLIEQNVHVGLALADRNYVINQGEIVWEGTSAELEADEEVLDRYLGVTA
- a CDS encoding cation:proton antiporter, whose protein sequence is MVLELYDIGFVVVGVTLFGIAVLPRYVADRAISLPIFFVVLGFLAFWLPTGLPAPDPLEQGHVVERLAEFGVIIALMGVGLKLDRAPGLRAWSSTWRLLLIAMPLSIAGAALVGWWLVGLVVPTAILLGACIAPTDPVLASEVQVEDPGDGSEEDVVGDGEYDDEVRFALSSEAGLNDGFAFPFTNLAVAMALVGIAPGNWMGEWLLVDVGYRIVVGTLAGVILGWISARLIFGTEPNTQIARSVQGLEAVAGTLLVYGITELVGGYGFIAVFVAAVTIRSSERSHEYNDALHEISELAEQVSMGVIMVFFGGAIAGGLLAPLTLEAVIAAIVIVFLVRPLAGLIGFLGSSTGWAERGAIAFFGIRGIGSFYYLAHGLNEAAFSDADLLWALVGAVVLVSIVVHGITANPVMRVVTN
- a CDS encoding cation:proton antiporter regulatory subunit; the protein is MTIYESDLPGVGKKYEVELEDGERLIIVTHNTGKREIYKKDEEGADSEKVFEMSDRLARKVGTILEGAYFQPVQSDRVETMLTGETFIEWYNLDPASVLVGQTIAEAQIRERTGVSIVAIQRGEEVLAAPGPETTFAADDTLVVVGDRDDCRDFESLVGGDGGR